One window of Candidatus Methylocalor cossyra genomic DNA carries:
- a CDS encoding polysaccharide biosynthesis protein: protein MAFKLRSRTVIFAHDLAMVALAWLGAFWLYFNLTMPPEAEARAALRALPVVILIQALVFRQLGLYRGIWRFASVPDLVRIGKAAAVGVTLIGMALYFINRLAWVPRSVLPLYVGLLVMLLALPRLAYRVWKDRGMALSSGQRTLIVGAGRAAELLIRDLLASRDARFAPVALVDDDPRKKGSEIHGVRVKGRCDQIPRLVEKLDIEIVLIAVPSATDRQMRRIVEICESVNVPFLTLPSMQNLLSGQLAGNLREVSIEDLLGRAPIRLERAAIQAHIEGNRVLVTGGGGSIGSELCKQIAAFAVAELIVFERSEFNLYTIERELRRAFPELRLTALLGDVTDPAAVERAIARHRPKVIFHAAAYKHVPLLQQQAREAVRNNVLGTWIVAEAAMAAGVEEFVLISTDKAVRPSNVMGATKRAAEMLVQSLNGVTATRFITVRFGNVLDSAGSVVPLFREQIRAGGPVTVTHPEVTRYFMTIPEACQLIMQAAAVGRGGEVFVLDMGEPVKIGYLAEQMIRLSGKRPGQDIRIEYIGLRPGEKVAEDLFLEHERPVPTGHSKLLLAHSLPLDHRVIRKSIGELAEACRAFDERALLRKLRALVPEYQEEGTLDLERPGGGGEAAVPRYPYPQNSIGGHN, encoded by the coding sequence ATGGCCTTCAAGCTCCGCTCCCGCACCGTGATCTTCGCCCATGACCTGGCCATGGTGGCTTTGGCGTGGCTGGGCGCCTTCTGGCTGTACTTCAACCTGACCATGCCCCCGGAGGCGGAAGCTCGCGCCGCCCTTCGCGCCCTGCCAGTGGTGATCCTGATCCAGGCCTTGGTGTTCCGGCAGCTCGGCCTGTACCGCGGCATTTGGCGTTTCGCCTCGGTGCCGGACCTGGTTCGCATCGGGAAGGCGGCCGCGGTCGGCGTGACCTTGATCGGCATGGCGTTGTACTTCATCAACCGGCTGGCCTGGGTGCCGCGCTCGGTGCTGCCTTTGTACGTGGGCCTCCTGGTCATGTTGCTGGCGCTGCCGCGCCTCGCCTACCGGGTCTGGAAGGACCGCGGGATGGCCTTGAGCAGCGGACAGCGCACCTTGATCGTGGGGGCGGGACGGGCCGCTGAGTTGCTGATCCGGGACCTGCTCGCGAGCCGGGATGCGCGGTTTGCGCCGGTTGCCCTGGTGGACGACGATCCCCGCAAGAAAGGCAGCGAGATCCACGGCGTGCGAGTGAAGGGGCGCTGCGACCAGATTCCCCGCCTGGTGGAAAAGCTCGACATCGAGATCGTTTTGATCGCGGTGCCGTCCGCCACCGACCGGCAAATGCGGCGCATCGTGGAGATCTGCGAGAGCGTGAACGTCCCGTTTCTCACCCTGCCCTCGATGCAGAATCTGCTGTCCGGGCAGTTGGCGGGGAATCTCCGCGAGGTATCCATCGAGGACCTGCTGGGGCGGGCGCCGATCCGCCTCGAGCGGGCGGCGATCCAGGCGCATATCGAGGGCAATCGGGTGCTGGTGACCGGGGGCGGTGGTTCGATCGGCTCGGAGCTGTGCAAGCAGATCGCCGCCTTCGCGGTGGCCGAGCTGATCGTGTTTGAGCGCAGCGAGTTCAACCTGTACACCATCGAGCGGGAGCTGCGCCGCGCCTTCCCGGAGCTGCGCCTGACCGCCTTGCTCGGCGACGTCACCGATCCCGCGGCGGTAGAGCGGGCCATCGCCCGCCACCGGCCCAAGGTCATCTTCCATGCCGCCGCCTATAAGCACGTGCCGTTATTGCAGCAGCAGGCGCGGGAGGCGGTGCGCAACAACGTGCTGGGCACCTGGATCGTGGCGGAGGCGGCGATGGCCGCCGGGGTGGAGGAATTCGTGCTGATTTCCACCGACAAGGCGGTACGGCCCAGCAATGTCATGGGCGCCACCAAGCGGGCCGCGGAAATGCTGGTGCAGAGCCTAAACGGGGTAACCGCCACCCGGTTCATCACGGTGAGGTTCGGCAACGTGTTGGATTCCGCCGGCAGCGTGGTACCCCTGTTCCGGGAGCAGATTCGGGCCGGCGGCCCGGTGACGGTGACCCATCCCGAGGTGACCCGCTATTTCATGACCATTCCGGAAGCCTGCCAGTTGATCATGCAGGCGGCGGCGGTGGGCCGGGGCGGGGAGGTGTTCGTGCTGGATATGGGCGAGCCGGTGAAGATCGGTTATCTGGCCGAGCAGATGATCCGCCTGAGCGGCAAGCGTCCCGGCCAGGACATCCGGATCGAGTACATCGGCTTAAGGCCCGGCGAGAAGGTCGCCGAGGACCTGTTTCTCGAGCACGAACGGCCGGTGCCCACTGGGCACAGCAAGCTGCTATTGGCCCATTCCCTGCCCTTGGACCACCGGGTGATCCGCAAGAGCATCGGCGAGCTGGCGGAGGCCTGCCGGGCCTTCGACGAGCGCGCGCTGCTCAGGAAACTTAGGGCGCTGGTGCCGGAATACCAGGAGGAAGGGACTTTGGACCTGGAGCGTCCCGGCGGCGGCGGGGAGGCCGCCGTGCCGCGATACCCTTACCCCCAAAACTCCATCGGCGGGCACAATTAG
- a CDS encoding DUF1244 domain-containing protein gives MDERTRIELEAAVFRRLLQHLREHPEVQNIDLMLLADFCRNCLAKWYSAAAQERGLELDYPAAQEIIYGMPYAEWKAKYQTEATPEQLAAYEERQRRKQGADH, from the coding sequence ATGGACGAGCGAACCCGCATCGAACTGGAGGCCGCGGTATTCCGCCGGCTACTGCAACATCTAAGGGAGCATCCGGAGGTGCAAAACATCGACCTGATGCTACTGGCCGACTTCTGCCGCAATTGCCTGGCCAAATGGTACAGCGCGGCGGCCCAGGAACGGGGCCTAGAGCTGGACTATCCGGCGGCGCAGGAAATCATCTACGGCATGCCCTATGCCGAATGGAAGGCCAAGTATCAAACCGAGGCTACCCCGGAGCAGTTGGCGGCCTACGAGGAGCGCCAGCGCCGCAAGCAGGGCGCCGACCATTGA
- the nagZ gene encoding beta-N-acetylhexosaminidase, with translation MSQPFQPGPVMLDLAGTALTPEEREQLACPAAGGVILFSRNYQTPEQITQLIAEIRAVRGDLLVAVDHEGGRVQRFRAGFTHLPPAVRYGAAGNGAELAEAGGWLMAAELRAVGVDFSFAPVLDLDGGVSAVIGDRAFGAEPETVTALALAFARGMRRAGMAAVGKHFPGHGGVAEDSHRELPVDRRSYAALEAWDLRPFRALIRAGLEGILSAHVVYPSVDERPAGFSPFWLREVLRRRLGFAGAVFSDDLSMAGAAWAGDPVERAGVALAAGCDMVLVCNAPGAAGRVLERLAGEPPDPGRINRLARLRGGPARDRATLLATADWRKAADWLASCNGDTT, from the coding sequence ATGAGCCAACCCTTCCAGCCCGGCCCGGTGATGCTCGACCTGGCCGGGACGGCGCTGACCCCCGAGGAACGGGAGCAGCTGGCCTGCCCCGCCGCCGGCGGGGTGATCCTGTTCAGCCGCAACTACCAGACACCGGAACAAATCACCCAGCTGATCGCCGAGATCCGTGCCGTGCGCGGCGACCTCCTGGTGGCGGTGGATCACGAGGGGGGGCGGGTGCAGCGCTTCCGCGCAGGTTTCACCCATCTGCCACCAGCCGTCCGCTACGGGGCGGCGGGGAACGGCGCCGAGCTGGCTGAGGCCGGCGGCTGGCTGATGGCGGCGGAGCTGCGCGCAGTGGGGGTGGATTTCAGCTTCGCTCCGGTCCTGGACCTGGATGGGGGCGTAAGCGCGGTGATCGGCGACCGCGCCTTCGGCGCCGAGCCGGAGACCGTCACCGCCCTGGCCCTGGCCTTCGCGCGGGGGATGCGGCGGGCCGGGATGGCGGCGGTGGGCAAGCATTTTCCGGGCCATGGCGGGGTGGCGGAGGATTCCCATCGGGAGCTGCCAGTCGACCGGCGTTCCTACGCTGCCCTCGAAGCGTGGGATCTGCGCCCTTTTCGGGCCTTGATCCGGGCTGGGCTGGAGGGCATCCTGTCAGCCCATGTGGTATACCCTTCGGTGGACGAGCGGCCGGCGGGCTTTTCGCCCTTCTGGCTCAGGGAGGTGTTGCGCCGTCGGCTGGGCTTCGCGGGGGCCGTATTCAGCGACGATCTGTCCATGGCCGGCGCGGCCTGGGCCGGCGATCCGGTGGAGCGGGCAGGGGTGGCCCTGGCAGCGGGCTGCGATATGGTGCTGGTGTGCAACGCGCCCGGTGCCGCCGGACGGGTGTTGGAACGCCTTGCGGGGGAACCCCCGGATCCCGGTCGGATTAACCGCCTAGCCCGTCTGCGCGGGGGCCCGGCCCGGGACCGGGCGACGCTGCTCGCCACCGCCGACTGGCGAAAGGCGGCCGATTGGCTCGCTTCCTGTAACGGCGATACGACCTGA
- a CDS encoding hypoxanthine-guanine phosphoribosyltransferase, which yields MTRDEEIQRVAAEAECLYTQAQVEAALDRLAEEITARLADRHPVLIAVLNGGIIPTAGLAMRLAFPLEIDSLKAGRYQGETTGATMRWLLQPALPLAGRTVLVVDDVLDEGITLAEILRHCREAGAAAVYSAVLVDKQLGREKPCRPDFVGLGAGNHYLFGYGMDYKGYFRNWPGIFACKTVY from the coding sequence ATGACCCGAGACGAAGAAATCCAGCGCGTGGCCGCGGAGGCGGAATGTCTCTATACCCAAGCCCAAGTGGAAGCTGCCCTCGACCGCCTGGCGGAAGAGATCACGGCGCGCTTGGCCGACCGCCATCCGGTGCTGATCGCGGTGCTCAACGGCGGCATCATCCCCACCGCCGGTTTGGCCATGCGCCTGGCGTTTCCGCTGGAAATCGATTCCTTGAAGGCGGGGCGCTATCAGGGCGAAACCACGGGCGCCACCATGCGCTGGCTGCTCCAGCCGGCCCTACCGTTGGCGGGGCGGACCGTACTGGTGGTGGACGACGTGTTGGATGAAGGGATCACCCTGGCGGAAATCCTCCGCCACTGCCGGGAAGCCGGGGCCGCGGCGGTCTACAGCGCGGTGCTGGTGGACAAGCAGTTGGGCCGGGAAAAACCCTGCCGGCCGGATTTCGTCGGGCTTGGGGCGGGAAACCATTACCTGTTCGGCTATGGCATGGATTACAAGGGTTATTTCCGCAACTGGCCGGGGATTTTCGCCTGCAAGACAGTTTATTGA
- a CDS encoding S-methyl-5'-thioinosine phosphorylase — MTQMAIIGGTGLTRLPDFTVVRRALVSTPYGNPSAELLIGRLHEQELIFLARHGDPHVLPPHRINYRANISALKQMGVASILAVAAVGGIRADMVPGKIAIPDQLIDYTYGRAHTFFEDHLDHVTHIDFTRPYSPWLRDKLLNAARVAGIDVIDGGVYGCTQGPRLETAAEIRRLERDGCDLVGMTGMPEAALAREAGMDYACCAVVANWAAGKAAGEITMAEIEANLAKGMADLTVLLRHWVQA, encoded by the coding sequence ATGACGCAGATGGCCATCATCGGCGGCACCGGCTTGACCCGGCTGCCGGACTTCACCGTGGTGCGCCGCGCCCTGGTGAGCACACCCTACGGCAATCCGTCCGCCGAGCTGTTGATCGGGCGACTGCACGAGCAGGAGTTGATTTTCCTTGCCCGCCACGGCGACCCGCACGTCCTTCCACCGCACCGAATCAACTACCGAGCCAACATCTCGGCGCTCAAGCAGATGGGCGTGGCCAGCATTCTGGCGGTGGCGGCGGTGGGGGGCATCCGCGCCGACATGGTGCCCGGCAAGATCGCCATTCCCGATCAGCTGATCGATTATACCTATGGACGGGCCCATACCTTTTTCGAGGATCACCTCGACCACGTCACCCACATCGATTTCACCCGACCCTATAGCCCCTGGTTGCGGGACAAGCTGTTGAACGCGGCCCGGGTGGCCGGCATCGACGTCATCGACGGCGGCGTCTATGGCTGCACCCAGGGGCCGCGTCTGGAGACTGCGGCGGAGATCCGCCGTCTGGAGCGGGATGGCTGCGATCTGGTGGGCATGACCGGCATGCCGGAAGCGGCCCTGGCCCGGGAGGCGGGGATGGATTACGCCTGCTGTGCGGTGGTGGCCAACTGGGCGGCGGGCAAGGCGGCGGGCGAGATCACCATGGCGGAGATCGAAGCCAACCTGGCCAAGGGCATGGCGGACCTGACCGTCTTGCTCAGGCATTGGGTGCAAGCCTGA